From the genome of Vicia villosa cultivar HV-30 ecotype Madison, WI linkage group LG2, Vvil1.0, whole genome shotgun sequence, one region includes:
- the LOC131653564 gene encoding arogenate dehydratase 3, chloroplastic-like, with translation MHTLSPPPSSNVLNFNHILTRPRRSPNRVGVASTRILIKCAYGLEHGSYGVGSSRADWQSSCAILSSNVSSQEKPSTDINGGKSEHIAAINGHKTNVTDLQLVPIGNLAGELAKPLPPKPLTISDLAPAPMHGSQLRVAYQGVPGAYSEAAAGKAYPNCEAIPCDQFEVAFQAVELWIADRAVLPVENSLGGSIHRNYDLLLRHRLHIVGEVQLPVHHCLLALPGIRKEYLTRVISHPQALSQCEHTLTKLGLNVAREAVDDTAGAAEFIATNSLRDTAAIASARAAELYGLQVLADGIQDDPSNVTRFVMLAREPIIPRTDRPFKTSIVFAHDKGTSVLFKVLSAFAFRNISLTKIESRPHRNRPIRLVDDANVGTAKHFEYLFYVDFESSMAEVRAQNALAEVQEFTSFLRVLGSYPMDMTPWSPSSRDD, from the coding sequence ATGCATACTCTATCCCCACCTCCCTCTTCCAACGTTCTCAATTTCAACCACATATTAACACGCCCCCGTCGTTCACCAAACCGGGTCGGGGTCGCTTCGACCCGAATTCTCATCAAATGTGCTTACGGGTTAGAACACGGAAGCTACGGTGTCGGCTCAAGCCGAGCCGACTGGCAAAGCTCGTGCGCTATTCTATCTAGCAATGTTTCTTCCCAAGAGAAACCTTCCACCGACATCAACGGAGGCAAATCGGAGCATATCGCCGCCATCAACGGTCACAAAACCAACGTGACCGACCTGCAGCTAGTCCCCATCGGAAACCTCGCTGGAGAGCTTGCAAAGCCGCTTCCGCCGAAGCCGCTTACAATCTCCGACCTCGCTCCTGCTCCGATGCACGGCTCACAGCTTCGCGTGGCTTACCAAGGCGTCCCCGGCGCGTACTCCGAAGCAGCCGCCGGGAAAGCTTATCCAAACTGCGAAGCCATTCCGTGTGACCAATTCGAAGTCGCGTTCCAAGCTGTTGAGCTCTGGATCGCCGATCGCGCCGTTCTCCCGGTGGAAAATTCTCTCGGAGGCTCGATCCACCGGAATTACGATCTGTTACTCCGTCACCGTCTCCACATCGTCGGAGAAGTTCAACTCCCGGTTCACCACTGTCTCCTGGCTCTCCCAGGGATCCGTAAAGAATATCTCACCAGAGTAATCTCTCATCCACAAGCACTCTCTCAGTGCGAACACACGCTCACAAAACTCGGCCTCAACGTCGCACGCGAAGCCGTCGACGACACCGCAGGAGCAGCAGAATTCATTGCAACAAACAGCCTCCGCGACACAGCCGCAATCGCAAGCGCACGCGCGGCGGAGCTCTACGGTTTACAAGTCCTCGCAGACGGAATCCAGGACGACCCGAGTAACGTGACCCGGTTCGTCATGCTCGCCCGAGAACCGATAATTCCACGAACCGATCGTCCTTTCAAAACCAGCATCGTTTTCGCACACGATAAAGGAACTTCGGTGCTTTTCAAAGTGCTTTCAGCTTTCGCGTTTAGGAATATTAGTTTAACGAAGATTGAATCGAGGCCGCATCGTAACCGTCCGATTAGGCTTGTGGATGATGCGAACGTTGGAACTGCGAAGCATTTTGAGTATTTGTTTTATGTGGATTTTGAATCTTCTATGGCTGAAGTTAGGGCACAAAACGCGTTGGCGGAGGTTCAGGAATTCACGTCGTTCTTGCGAGTGTTGGGTAGTTATCCTATGGATATGACACCCTGGTCTCCTTCTTCTAGGGATGATTAG